In Candidatus Desulforudis audaxviator MP104C, a genomic segment contains:
- the greA gene encoding transcription elongation factor GreA codes for MILTVAGLRKLERELEYLKMVKRREVAERIKQAIEFGDITDSSEYEDAKNEQAFIEGRIITLEKALRNAKVIDAEDVGTEEVGIGSTVRLKDLNGGEELQYTIVGSMESDPRSNKISDESPVGRAMLGQRVGNIVEIQVPAGTLKYQIIDITRSEL; via the coding sequence ATGATTCTGACGGTTGCGGGCTTGCGCAAACTGGAGAGGGAGCTGGAGTACCTTAAGATGGTGAAGCGCCGGGAAGTGGCCGAACGGATCAAACAGGCCATTGAGTTTGGCGACATCACCGACAGTTCGGAGTACGAGGACGCCAAGAACGAACAGGCTTTTATCGAAGGCCGGATTATCACGCTGGAGAAAGCCCTGCGCAACGCCAAGGTCATCGACGCCGAGGACGTGGGCACGGAAGAGGTCGGCATCGGTTCCACGGTACGCCTGAAGGACCTCAACGGCGGTGAGGAGTTGCAGTACACCATCGTCGGCTCGATGGAGTCCGATCCCCGGTCGAACAAGATCTCCGATGAGTCGCCGGTGGGCCGGGCCATGCTCGGGCAGCGGGTGGGAAACATCGTTGAGATCCAGGTGCCGGCCGGGACATTGAAATACCAGATCATCGACATCACGCGTTCGGAGCTTTAA